One genomic segment of Bradyrhizobium prioriisuperbiae includes these proteins:
- a CDS encoding TonB-dependent siderophore receptor produces MRGFVATRTGTATKTDTPIVETPQSISVVTTDQVKNQGAESVGAALRYTAGVSGDVNGGSDTRFGGLQIRGFDMTMPGLYLDGLRQPSSNYVHFLGLEPYGAERLEVLKGPSSVMYGGSGTGGILNYVSKLPTAQQFGEISVSGGSFNRYQGQFDMGGSANKDGTVLWRLTGAVRDGETQVDFTKDNRIFIAPAVTFKPNEATTITLLANYQKDTAGWGLQFLPASGTAFANNGRTISNTRFGGEPNFNQFNTELATVGYLFSHDFNDAITFRQNLRYSWMHNEQRSFYGTGYASAADEAAGLMSRAGSAGESTINSFAVDNQLQGKFVTGALSHTTLFGIDYRNTSFRDYASTYSTDKINLFAPVYTNSWTDLGLTDDTGIKQSQVGIYAQDQIKIGKLSFLLGGRQDFVTTDLDSYLYSTSAKTDASAFTSRAAVIYNFDNGVAPYFSYSESFLPVLSVNAAGDLLKPETGVQYEVGVKYQPAGINALITLAAFDLTRSNVVTYAPPSYYAEQTGQVRSRGIELEGTATLAEGFNVRAAYAYVDAVVTQDPVNVGNRPTTVPLNRFSLWGDYTLQGGPLAGVQVGGGIRYVGATFGDEANTFKVPASTVVDALLAYTRDNYRLALNVTNIADTRYVAACYGYTSCFYAEGRKAVAKLTYRW; encoded by the coding sequence GTGCGAGGTTTCGTCGCAACCCGCACCGGCACCGCGACCAAGACCGACACCCCGATCGTCGAAACGCCGCAGTCGATTTCCGTCGTCACCACCGACCAGGTCAAGAACCAGGGTGCGGAATCGGTTGGCGCGGCGCTGCGCTACACCGCAGGCGTCAGCGGCGACGTCAACGGCGGCTCCGATACGCGCTTCGGGGGCTTGCAGATCCGCGGCTTCGACATGACCATGCCGGGCCTCTATCTCGATGGGCTGCGGCAGCCGAGCAGCAATTATGTGCACTTTCTCGGCCTCGAGCCCTATGGCGCCGAGCGTCTCGAAGTGCTGAAGGGGCCGTCCTCGGTGATGTACGGCGGCAGCGGTACCGGCGGCATTCTCAACTACGTCAGCAAGCTGCCCACCGCCCAGCAGTTCGGCGAGATCTCGGTGTCCGGCGGCAGCTTCAACCGCTACCAGGGCCAGTTCGACATGGGCGGTTCCGCCAACAAGGACGGCACCGTGCTGTGGCGCCTGACCGGCGCGGTCCGCGATGGCGAAACCCAGGTCGATTTCACCAAGGACAACCGCATCTTCATTGCGCCGGCGGTGACGTTCAAGCCGAACGAGGCCACCACCATCACGCTGCTGGCCAACTATCAGAAGGATACCGCGGGCTGGGGCCTGCAATTCCTGCCGGCGTCGGGTACGGCGTTTGCCAACAATGGCCGCACCATCTCGAATACGCGATTCGGCGGCGAGCCGAACTTCAACCAGTTCAACACCGAGCTGGCCACCGTGGGCTATCTGTTCTCGCACGATTTCAACGACGCGATCACCTTCCGGCAGAACCTGCGCTATTCGTGGATGCATAACGAGCAGCGCAGCTTCTACGGCACAGGTTATGCCTCGGCCGCCGACGAAGCCGCCGGCCTGATGTCGCGCGCCGGCAGCGCCGGCGAATCGACCATCAACTCCTTTGCCGTCGACAACCAGTTGCAGGGAAAATTCGTTACCGGTGCCCTCAGCCACACCACGCTGTTCGGCATCGACTATCGCAACACATCGTTTCGCGATTATGCGTCCACCTACAGCACCGACAAGATCAACCTGTTTGCGCCCGTCTACACCAACAGCTGGACCGATCTCGGCCTCACCGACGATACGGGCATCAAGCAGTCGCAGGTCGGGATTTATGCGCAGGACCAGATCAAGATCGGCAAGCTGTCATTCCTGCTGGGCGGCCGGCAGGATTTCGTGACCACCGATCTCGACAGCTATCTCTACTCGACGTCCGCCAAGACGGATGCTTCTGCCTTCACCAGCCGCGCGGCCGTGATCTACAATTTCGACAACGGCGTCGCGCCTTATTTCAGCTATTCCGAATCGTTCCTGCCGGTGCTCAGCGTCAACGCCGCGGGTGATCTGCTGAAGCCGGAAACCGGCGTCCAGTATGAAGTCGGCGTGAAGTATCAGCCTGCCGGAATCAATGCGCTGATTACGCTGGCAGCCTTCGATCTGACGCGTTCCAATGTCGTCACCTACGCGCCTCCGTCATACTATGCAGAACAAACGGGACAGGTGCGGTCGCGCGGCATCGAACTCGAAGGCACCGCCACGCTGGCGGAAGGCTTCAACGTCCGCGCCGCTTATGCCTATGTCGACGCCGTGGTCACCCAGGACCCCGTGAACGTTGGCAATCGGCCGACCACGGTGCCGCTCAATCGCTTCTCGCTGTGGGGCGACTACACGCTGCAGGGCGGCCCGCTCGCCGGCGTGCAGGTCGGTGGCGGCATTCGGTATGTCGGCGCGACCTTCGGCGACGAGGCCAACACCTTCAAGGTGCCGGCGTCGACCGTGGTCGATGCGCTGCTTGCCTACACCAGGGACAATTATCGCTTGGCGCTGAACGTCACCAACATCGCCGACACCCGTTATGTCGCGGCCTGCTACGGCTACACGAGCTGCTTCTATGCCGAAGGCCGCAAGGCGGTCGCGAAGCTGACTTACCGCTGGTAG
- the fsrB gene encoding siderophore utilization protein FsrB encodes MRSIFGRLHRWAGLLTAGFLFFSGITGAIISWDHEIDEVLNKTLFDVTTSGPAIPSIELARQIEQRDPRARVVHMFMTPETGHSLSFFVMPRIDPVTGKRFSLDYNQIFLDPNTGEELGRRYWGAVWPVTRENFVSFLYKLHYTMHIPEFWGSDRWGMRVLGVIAVIWTIDCFVGFYLTLPSRRRAKAGRAPAVERELGRGFWARWAPAWKIKTSGSAYRINFDIHRAFSLWTWALLFIIAFTAFSLNLYFEVFSPLMKTVSDYTPTPYEQRPYRHLDDPIEPKMTFAEIAARAAADGRSRGWTTPVGSINYGPAHGVYAAAFFEPGDDHGAGGVGPAQLYYDSEDGRPIGERLPWVGTAADIFVQAQFPLHSGRIVGLPGRILISVMGLVVAALSVTGVVIWWRKRRARVRVRETAEARTSGRLAPAE; translated from the coding sequence ATGAGATCGATCTTCGGGCGACTGCATCGCTGGGCCGGCCTTCTCACCGCCGGCTTTCTGTTTTTCTCGGGCATCACCGGTGCGATCATCTCGTGGGATCACGAGATCGACGAGGTGTTGAACAAGACTCTGTTCGATGTGACCACGAGCGGTCCCGCGATTCCCTCCATCGAGCTTGCCAGGCAGATCGAGCAGCGCGATCCCCGCGCCCGCGTCGTCCACATGTTCATGACGCCGGAGACAGGCCACTCGCTGTCGTTCTTCGTGATGCCGCGGATCGATCCCGTCACCGGCAAGCGGTTCAGCCTCGATTACAACCAGATCTTCCTCGATCCCAACACCGGCGAGGAGCTCGGGCGGCGCTATTGGGGCGCGGTGTGGCCGGTGACGCGGGAGAACTTCGTCTCGTTTCTCTACAAGCTGCACTATACCATGCACATTCCCGAGTTCTGGGGCAGCGATCGCTGGGGCATGCGCGTGCTCGGCGTCATCGCCGTGATCTGGACCATCGATTGCTTTGTCGGGTTCTATCTGACGCTGCCGTCCCGCCGCCGCGCCAAAGCGGGTCGTGCGCCTGCGGTTGAACGCGAACTCGGCCGCGGCTTCTGGGCGCGCTGGGCGCCGGCCTGGAAGATCAAGACCTCGGGCAGTGCCTATCGTATCAATTTCGACATCCACCGCGCCTTCAGCCTGTGGACCTGGGCGCTGCTGTTCATCATCGCCTTCACGGCGTTTTCGCTCAATCTGTACTTCGAGGTGTTTTCGCCGCTGATGAAGACGGTGTCGGATTACACCCCGACGCCGTATGAGCAGCGTCCGTATCGGCATCTCGACGATCCGATCGAGCCCAAAATGACGTTTGCGGAGATCGCCGCGCGTGCGGCGGCCGATGGCAGGAGTCGCGGATGGACCACGCCGGTCGGCTCGATCAATTATGGTCCGGCCCATGGCGTGTATGCGGCGGCCTTCTTCGAGCCCGGTGACGATCATGGCGCCGGTGGCGTCGGTCCGGCGCAGCTTTATTACGACAGCGAGGACGGGCGTCCGATCGGCGAGCGGCTGCCGTGGGTCGGCACCGCCGCCGATATCTTCGTGCAGGCGCAGTTTCCGCTGCACTCCGGCCGCATCGTCGGGCTGCCCGGCCGCATCCTGATCTCGGTCATGGGACTGGTGGTCGCGGCATTGTCGGTGACCGGCGTGGTGATCTGGTGGCGCAAGCGACGCGCCCGCGTCCGGGTGCGCGAAACAGCTGAAGCACGCACGAGCGGACGACTCGCACCTGCGGAATAG
- a CDS encoding tripartite tricarboxylate transporter substrate binding protein, producing MLSRSTSITRRLALAAALGLLTAPAFADAYPSRPIRLIHGFAAGGAADTLSRIVAEGLQKKFGQPVIVEAKPGAGGNIAADAVAKAAPDGYTLGLVTGAHAISAATYKSLSYQPVESFDMISTVVYYALVVAVRSDHPAKSLGDLIAMAKAKPGAISFGSVGFGSTHHLAGELLNAMAGIEMVHVPYRGDSQSLTALLGGEVPVIVATSVLLAPQIESGAVRGLAVTSPTRTALLPNIPSADEAGLKGFDVRTWAGLLAPKGTPPAIVEKLNTATREMLRDPDIRTRLETAIGGETRGSSPEEMKRLIGTEIAKWSALVDKARLPRI from the coding sequence ATGCTCAGCCGTTCAACGAGCATCACGCGGCGGCTTGCGCTCGCGGCAGCGCTCGGTTTGCTCACCGCGCCGGCGTTCGCCGACGCCTATCCGTCGCGGCCGATCCGCCTGATCCATGGCTTTGCCGCCGGCGGCGCCGCCGACACCTTGTCGCGCATCGTGGCGGAAGGGCTGCAGAAAAAATTCGGCCAGCCGGTGATCGTCGAAGCGAAACCCGGCGCCGGCGGCAACATCGCGGCCGATGCCGTCGCCAAGGCCGCGCCCGACGGCTACACCCTCGGCCTCGTCACCGGCGCTCACGCCATTTCGGCCGCGACCTACAAGAGCCTCAGCTATCAGCCGGTCGAGAGCTTCGACATGATCTCGACGGTGGTCTATTATGCGCTGGTGGTGGCGGTACGCAGCGATCATCCGGCGAAGTCGCTCGGTGATCTCATCGCGATGGCGAAGGCAAAACCCGGCGCCATCAGCTTCGGCTCGGTCGGCTTCGGCAGCACCCATCATCTGGCCGGCGAACTGCTCAATGCGATGGCGGGGATCGAGATGGTCCACGTGCCCTACCGCGGCGACTCGCAATCGCTGACGGCGCTGCTCGGCGGCGAGGTCCCGGTGATCGTCGCGACCAGCGTGCTGCTCGCGCCACAGATCGAAAGCGGCGCGGTCCGCGGCCTCGCTGTGACCTCGCCGACGCGAACCGCGCTGCTGCCCAACATCCCCTCGGCCGATGAAGCCGGCCTGAAGGGGTTCGACGTACGCACTTGGGCCGGGCTGCTCGCCCCGAAGGGAACGCCGCCCGCCATCGTCGAGAAGCTCAACACTGCAACGCGCGAGATGCTCAGGGATCCCGACATCAGGACACGGCTGGAGACAGCCATCGGCGGCGAAACCCGCGGCAGTTCGCCCGAGGAGATGAAGCGGCTGATCGGCACCGAGATCGCCAAATGGTCGGCGCTGGTGGACAAGGCCAGGCTCCCGCGGATCTGA
- a CDS encoding VOC family protein — protein MSKPQAIARLTRLRHATLASVDPQRLADYYRQVIGLGEIARDKERIHLTSESEQLSLVIEAGEQPGLRRIAFEIAPDADLAAMRRKLSEAGLRAEQRSDALPGIATAVVFTDPEGTEFELVSGWTPTSAKEPIGGLSVTKLGHVAMCTPDPAATAKFCESVMGLRVSDWIEDRFVFLRSGHDHHTLNFAQAPERRLHHIAFELRGAAHMQQACDLLARSKHPVLWGPVRHGPGHNIAIYHRSPDGHLVELFYDLDRMADEELGYFDPRPWHRDRPQRPKVWGGRPRDIWGMAPSPECVEFAR, from the coding sequence ATGAGCAAACCACAGGCGATCGCCAGACTGACACGGCTGCGGCACGCGACCCTCGCGTCAGTGGATCCGCAGCGCCTCGCCGATTACTACCGCCAGGTAATCGGCCTCGGCGAGATCGCCCGCGACAAAGAACGAATCCATCTCACCAGCGAGTCCGAACAGCTGTCGCTGGTGATCGAGGCGGGCGAGCAGCCGGGCCTGCGCCGCATCGCCTTCGAGATCGCGCCCGATGCGGACCTCGCGGCCATGCGCCGCAAGCTGTCGGAGGCGGGCCTGCGCGCCGAGCAGCGCAGCGACGCATTGCCCGGAATTGCCACCGCTGTTGTTTTCACCGATCCGGAAGGCACCGAATTCGAGTTGGTGTCCGGCTGGACGCCCACGTCCGCGAAGGAGCCGATCGGCGGATTGTCGGTGACAAAGCTCGGCCATGTCGCGATGTGCACGCCGGATCCGGCTGCGACAGCCAAATTCTGCGAAAGCGTGATGGGCCTGCGCGTCTCCGACTGGATCGAGGATCGGTTCGTGTTCCTGCGCAGCGGCCATGACCATCACACCCTGAATTTCGCGCAGGCGCCCGAGCGCCGCCTGCACCACATCGCCTTCGAGCTGCGCGGCGCGGCCCACATGCAGCAGGCCTGCGACCTTCTCGCGCGCAGCAAGCACCCGGTTCTCTGGGGGCCGGTGCGGCACGGCCCCGGCCACAACATCGCGATCTACCATCGCAGTCCCGACGGTCACCTGGTCGAGCTGTTCTATGACCTCGACCGCATGGCGGACGAGGAGCTCGGCTATTTCGATCCGCGCCCCTGGCATCGCGACCGGCCGCAGCGCCCGAAAGTGTGGGGCGGCCGTCCCCGCGACATCTGGGGCATGGCGCCCTCGCCCGAATGCGTGGAGTTCGCGCGCTGA
- a CDS encoding zinc-dependent alcohol dehydrogenase family protein, which produces MKAVLVHRPGGPDALDYVELPIPSPGPGEVQIRAEAFGVGQPDALIRRGVYKWMPPLPTNPGNDVAGRISAVGAGVTDIAVGEKVLLSARDLSQRGGCYADYVVAPADAVHRLGDGIDLEAAVCLANYQVALALLRECGHPRADSSVLVIGAAGGVGTALVQLAKRAGMTVIGTVSTEEKAEFARRNGADHVIFYRREDVVERTRELTGGRGVGLVLDHICGPEFTGYLRALGKWGTLVSYNAFAGLPEENLMAAMRNLLDICPAVRCFSFHIYDHDREGRRALMTEVIAALAQGEIKPVISARFNLADVRKAHTLLEQGAALGKIIMTP; this is translated from the coding sequence ATGAAGGCTGTATTGGTGCATCGTCCCGGAGGGCCGGATGCGCTCGATTATGTCGAACTCCCGATTCCCTCGCCCGGCCCCGGCGAGGTGCAGATCCGCGCCGAGGCGTTCGGCGTCGGCCAGCCGGACGCGTTGATCCGTCGCGGCGTCTACAAATGGATGCCGCCGCTGCCGACGAATCCCGGCAATGATGTCGCGGGCCGGATCTCGGCGGTGGGTGCCGGCGTCACCGATATCGCGGTGGGCGAGAAGGTGCTGCTCAGCGCTCGCGATCTGTCCCAGCGCGGCGGTTGTTATGCCGACTATGTCGTGGCGCCGGCCGATGCCGTGCACAGGCTCGGCGACGGCATCGATCTTGAGGCCGCCGTCTGCCTCGCCAACTATCAGGTGGCGCTGGCGCTGCTGCGGGAATGCGGCCATCCGCGCGCGGACAGCAGCGTGCTGGTGATTGGTGCGGCCGGCGGTGTCGGCACCGCGCTGGTGCAACTCGCCAAACGCGCCGGCATGACGGTGATCGGCACCGTCAGCACCGAGGAGAAGGCCGAATTCGCCCGCCGCAACGGCGCCGACCACGTCATCTTCTATCGCCGCGAGGACGTGGTGGAGCGAACCCGAGAGCTCACCGGCGGCCGCGGCGTCGGCCTCGTGCTCGACCACATCTGCGGACCCGAGTTCACCGGCTATCTCCGCGCGCTCGGCAAATGGGGCACCCTCGTCTCCTACAATGCCTTCGCCGGCCTGCCCGAAGAGAACCTGATGGCGGCGATGCGCAACCTCCTCGACATCTGTCCGGCGGTGCGCTGCTTCTCATTTCACATCTACGACCATGACCGCGAAGGCCGTCGCGCGCTGATGACCGAGGTCATCGCGGCACTGGCGCAGGGCGAGATCAAGCCGGTGATCTCGGCGCGGTTTAATCTCGCCGATGTCCGCAAGGCGCACACGCTGCTGGAGCAGGGCGCGGCGCTCGGCAAGATCATCATGACGCCGTGA
- a CDS encoding GntR family transcriptional regulator — translation MSAGAPQSRKEFGKTIAADITHRLREDIVSCRMTPDEPLRFDVLKQRYGASFTTLREALTALAAEGLVDAQEQRGFRVAPVSRRDLIEVTDARVLIEVELLRRSIEKGGDDWEIAVISTLHRLRRIEERADDNPLQDPEWTAAHRQFHQALVSACESKTLLAIRADLFDRAERYRHLSASFRPRPRDKAGEHQAIMQSAISRNADLAVKLIESHIRTTAENVLAYAGHLLADAK, via the coding sequence ATGTCCGCAGGCGCCCCCCAATCGCGCAAGGAATTCGGCAAGACGATCGCGGCTGACATCACCCATCGGCTGCGCGAAGACATCGTCAGTTGCCGGATGACGCCGGATGAACCGCTGCGCTTCGACGTGCTGAAGCAGCGCTACGGCGCGAGCTTCACCACCCTGCGCGAGGCGCTGACCGCGCTCGCCGCCGAGGGCCTGGTCGACGCGCAGGAGCAGCGCGGCTTTCGCGTGGCGCCGGTGAGCCGGCGTGACCTCATCGAGGTGACCGACGCGCGCGTGCTGATCGAGGTCGAACTGCTGCGCCGGTCGATCGAAAAAGGCGGCGATGACTGGGAAATCGCCGTCATTTCCACGCTGCATCGGCTGCGCCGCATCGAAGAGCGGGCGGACGACAACCCGCTCCAGGATCCGGAATGGACGGCGGCGCACCGCCAGTTCCATCAGGCGCTGGTCTCGGCCTGCGAGTCCAAGACCCTGCTCGCGATCCGCGCCGACCTGTTCGATCGCGCCGAGCGCTATCGGCATCTCTCCGCGAGCTTCCGGCCGCGGCCACGCGACAAGGCGGGTGAGCACCAGGCGATCATGCAGTCGGCGATCTCCCGCAATGCCGATCTCGCGGTGAAGCTGATCGAATCCCACATCCGGACCACCGCCGAAAACGTACTCGCCTACGCCGGCCATCTGCTCGCCGACGCGAAATAA
- a CDS encoding fumarylacetoacetate hydrolase family protein gives MKLLSFSEGGRESWGAVTGDAVTDLGRALPQYPTLADFLGSVDFARRDAIVAAHKPGPRLSEISFLPVIPRPEKIVCAVRNYLDHHNEAVAFGMKREITEYPPIFLRVWRSQVGHNAPVIRPKVSDNFDWEGELAVVIGKGGRHISQADAWDHVAGYSAYNDVSVRDWQRHAQQIASGKNFVGTGPFGPWLVTPDEIGDPTKLKLETRVNGTVVQSSDTSMLIFSIPRLIEYSSTIFDLVPGDVIATGTPAGVGFTRKPPVFLKAGDVVEVEIENIGVLRNPVVDEVLDE, from the coding sequence ATGAAGCTGTTGTCGTTTTCCGAAGGCGGACGGGAGAGCTGGGGGGCCGTGACGGGCGACGCGGTGACCGATCTCGGCCGTGCGTTACCGCAGTATCCGACCCTGGCGGACTTCCTCGGCAGCGTCGATTTCGCTCGCCGCGACGCCATCGTCGCCGCGCACAAGCCGGGGCCCAGGCTGTCGGAGATCAGCTTCCTGCCCGTAATCCCGCGTCCGGAAAAGATCGTCTGCGCCGTGCGCAACTATCTCGATCACCACAACGAGGCAGTGGCGTTCGGGATGAAGCGGGAGATCACCGAGTACCCGCCGATATTCCTGCGGGTCTGGCGCTCCCAGGTCGGCCACAACGCGCCGGTGATCCGGCCGAAAGTCTCCGACAATTTCGATTGGGAGGGCGAGCTTGCGGTGGTGATCGGCAAGGGCGGACGGCACATCAGCCAAGCCGATGCCTGGGATCATGTCGCCGGCTATTCGGCCTACAACGATGTCAGCGTTCGCGACTGGCAGCGCCACGCCCAGCAGATCGCTTCCGGCAAGAATTTCGTTGGTACCGGCCCATTCGGTCCATGGCTGGTGACGCCGGACGAGATCGGCGATCCGACCAAACTCAAGCTGGAGACGCGGGTCAACGGCACGGTGGTGCAGTCGTCGGATACGTCGATGCTGATCTTTTCGATTCCGCGCCTGATCGAATATAGCTCGACCATCTTCGACCTGGTGCCGGGCGACGTCATCGCCACCGGCACGCCGGCGGGCGTCGGCTTCACCCGCAAGCCGCCGGTTTTCCTCAAGGCTGGCGACGTGGTCGAGGTCGAGATCGAGAATATCGGCGTGCTGCGCAATCCTGTGGTAGACGAGGTCTTGGACGAGTGA
- a CDS encoding amino acid synthesis family protein, translating into MTAAYEVRKTALSVETIWHERGPRLPQPLLVGTSIAVIRNPFAGRYEENLLPFQAALRELGRELADQLIAQLGGAARIEAYGKGIIVGEDGELEHGAVWHEAGGWAMRAALGDPKAIVPAAKTIGGPGTRLMVPLGHIHAAYVRSHFGTAEMTLWDAPRRDEIAFALVMATGGRPHARIGGLKGSEISVHDGQR; encoded by the coding sequence ATGACCGCAGCCTATGAGGTGCGCAAGACCGCGCTCAGTGTCGAGACCATCTGGCACGAGCGCGGTCCGCGCCTGCCGCAGCCGCTGCTGGTCGGCACGTCGATTGCGGTGATCCGCAATCCGTTCGCAGGCCGCTACGAAGAAAACCTGCTGCCGTTCCAGGCGGCGCTGCGCGAGCTCGGTCGCGAGCTTGCTGATCAACTGATTGCGCAGCTCGGGGGGGCCGCGCGCATCGAGGCCTATGGCAAGGGCATCATTGTCGGCGAGGACGGCGAGCTCGAGCACGGCGCGGTGTGGCATGAGGCCGGCGGCTGGGCGATGCGCGCAGCGCTCGGTGATCCCAAAGCCATCGTGCCCGCCGCCAAGACCATCGGCGGTCCGGGCACGCGGCTGATGGTGCCGCTCGGACACATTCATGCCGCCTATGTGCGCAGTCATTTCGGCACCGCCGAGATGACCTTGTGGGATGCGCCCCGGCGTGACGAGATTGCCTTTGCGCTGGTGATGGCGACCGGCGGCCGGCCGCATGCGCGGATCGGCGGTCTCAAGGGGTCCGAGATTTCGGTGCACGACGGCCAGCGCTGA
- a CDS encoding LacI family DNA-binding transcriptional regulator produces the protein MDDLSSRPDAPTISQVADAAGVSRATVSRAFTRPDMLNADTVRKVKAIAKKIGYVPNHTARALSTGRYGNVALVVPDVANPFFPPLIRAAQVEAEKLDFCVFLGNSDENPDQEEKLVSRFATQVEGFILASSRLSEEQIRAQAARRPLVLINRDIKGIPRVLMDSGVGVAEAVDHLADLGHKRIAYISGPKSSWSNAQRRTAVQRRAKVHNLQVLMVPAQMASFETGNAAAPALLDYRATAAVAFDDLMAQGTLAGLAARGVAVPRDFSVIGCDDVLGAMTYPALSSVSNACPEAGRAAVSLLMEMLKTRVVSDVRYVLGTSLVIRKTTAAPPATPAVSAGRRAPKSRTP, from the coding sequence ATGGACGACCTATCGAGCCGCCCGGACGCGCCGACGATCAGCCAGGTGGCGGACGCCGCCGGGGTTTCGCGTGCGACCGTGTCACGCGCTTTCACCCGCCCCGACATGCTGAACGCGGACACCGTGCGCAAGGTGAAGGCAATCGCGAAAAAGATCGGCTACGTGCCGAACCATACGGCGCGGGCGCTGTCGACCGGACGCTACGGCAATGTCGCTCTGGTGGTGCCTGATGTGGCCAATCCGTTTTTCCCGCCGCTGATCCGTGCGGCACAGGTCGAGGCGGAGAAACTCGACTTCTGCGTGTTCCTGGGCAATTCCGACGAAAATCCGGACCAGGAGGAAAAGCTGGTCAGCCGCTTCGCGACCCAGGTGGAAGGGTTCATTCTCGCCTCGTCGCGGCTGTCCGAAGAGCAGATTCGCGCTCAGGCCGCACGGCGGCCGCTGGTGCTGATCAACCGGGACATCAAGGGCATCCCGCGCGTGCTGATGGACAGCGGCGTCGGAGTCGCCGAGGCGGTCGATCATCTCGCTGATCTCGGCCACAAACGCATCGCCTATATCAGTGGGCCGAAGAGCTCGTGGTCGAATGCGCAACGGCGTACCGCCGTTCAGCGCAGGGCGAAAGTCCACAATCTGCAGGTGCTGATGGTGCCGGCGCAGATGGCGTCTTTCGAGACCGGTAACGCCGCCGCCCCTGCCCTGCTCGACTATCGCGCAACGGCTGCCGTGGCGTTTGACGATCTGATGGCGCAGGGCACGCTCGCCGGCCTTGCCGCACGCGGCGTGGCCGTACCCAGGGATTTTAGCGTGATCGGCTGCGACGACGTGCTCGGCGCGATGACTTATCCGGCGTTGTCCAGCGTCTCCAATGCATGCCCGGAGGCGGGCCGTGCCGCGGTGTCGCTGCTGATGGAGATGCTGAAGACGCGCGTGGTCAGTGATGTGCGTTATGTGCTCGGCACCAGCCTGGTGATCCGCAAGACCACCGCCGCACCACCAGCGACGCCCGCCGTCAGCGCTGGCCGTCGTGCACCGAAATCTCGGACCCCTTGA
- a CDS encoding glucosamine-6-phosphate deaminase — MDFAAATRTPTHHRMVERLRVRSFATRGDMSEAAARDIADEIRARLAVADGVRLIFAAAPSQAGMIGALIAEPGIDWSRVTAFHMDEYIGLATEAPQRFALWLQQRLFNRVAFAAVHPIIPEPEPRAAAAHYAELLTAAPIDIVCLGIGVNGHIAFNDPPVADFADPLDVKIVALDDACRRQQVDDDCFANLTDVPERAVTLTIPRLLRAQRLFCVVPGAQKRTAVERTLRGPITTDCPASVLRRHADCTLYLDVESDPDVWNG; from the coding sequence ATGGATTTCGCTGCTGCCACACGCACGCCGACGCACCACCGCATGGTGGAGCGCCTGCGCGTGCGCTCCTTTGCGACGCGCGGAGACATGAGCGAGGCTGCGGCCCGCGATATCGCCGATGAGATCCGCGCAAGGCTGGCTGTCGCCGACGGCGTGCGTTTGATTTTTGCTGCCGCTCCGAGCCAGGCCGGCATGATCGGGGCGCTGATCGCCGAGCCCGGCATCGACTGGTCTCGCGTCACGGCGTTTCACATGGATGAGTATATCGGCCTCGCCACCGAGGCGCCGCAGCGTTTCGCGTTGTGGCTTCAGCAGCGCCTGTTCAATCGCGTGGCGTTCGCCGCCGTGCACCCGATCATCCCGGAGCCCGAGCCGCGTGCCGCCGCCGCGCATTATGCCGAGTTGCTGACCGCGGCGCCGATCGACATCGTGTGTCTCGGCATCGGCGTCAACGGCCACATCGCATTCAATGATCCGCCGGTCGCCGATTTTGCCGATCCGCTGGATGTCAAGATCGTCGCACTCGACGATGCCTGCCGCCGGCAGCAGGTCGACGACGATTGCTTCGCGAATCTCACTGACGTGCCCGAACGCGCGGTGACCTTGACCATTCCTCGACTGCTGCGCGCGCAACGGCTGTTTTGCGTGGTGCCGGGCGCACAAAAACGCACAGCCGTTGAGCGAACGCTTCGCGGTCCGATCACCACCGACTGCCCGGCCAGTGTCCTGCGTCGGCATGCCGATTGCACGCTGTATCTCGACGTGGAGTCTGACCCCGATGTCTGGAACGGTTGA